Proteins encoded in a region of the Pocillopora verrucosa isolate sample1 chromosome 11, ASM3666991v2, whole genome shotgun sequence genome:
- the LOC131772851 gene encoding uncharacterized protein — translation MKAVWIVLFAFAIAFFGKGNSLPSHYLKEGHISPSLRLESIKHRHSRGVDDLGGVFYNTHRDPEELIREPVSGADLVKGGTRTPQDQEHGSRSDLTEWGSGATTNTEPKTQSDNKEWSSGDLEGTELDSERDPGAIQDIDLKAETGNTDRSSKEWGFDASQDEEPAAENREWSSEDPEDMELYSGWGSVATRDLEPEPEAETGNIEWSSENLKDAGLDSETKLDKRDTGNPEDKEPESRTEEPNRSFGTTQNMEEELQKQADLQTSVRSVRSSVDDPASKYAGVSEDKMHLNPKQFSIKGLKGKSALSSSADGDTIFIIQFPSQGKTTAPLRNEKKDEVKLSSPNGKVLNLNSVIQLNSVDDGDGHAKMMEEKKPEEKSWISVAEAVVGFSFTMIVLFVAFLLFAWPVRKYYARLSKRTRNNDRFERGGQYEEDALTSIRVDKGHPWNPPVQRTTNHPAPTSYQVPGQYVQRESMSVHIALRTWADVAADDKKRDRRNAERRKIIKKQTTGKNDSFANSIKIAKVVIDAHAKNKKKEKKASQKRRIIKHCTSEVDNRRRMSLTQQLETARSIIVPDKSQQESLERSKNKSRLIKDQLAGKRRPSFSEEIEVGKKVIVDSEKRFRVPLAVAQEMLGAQVPLARKRSYTYSEILDDLIKTDGGQSEISGVKAIDGQDRDGLAR, via the exons ATGAAAGCGGTCTGGATTGTTTTATTCGCTTTTGCGATTGCCTTCTTTGGCAAAG GGAATTCTTTGCCATCACACTATCTTAAGGAAGGACACATTTCTCCTTCATTACGTTTGGAGTCTATCAAACACAGACATAGTCGAGGTGTAGATGATTTAGGTGGGGTATTCTACAACACTCATCGCGATCCTGAAGAACTAATTAGAGAGCCTGTATCTGGGGCTGATTTGGTCAAAGGGGGCACTAGAACACCTCAAGATCAAGAACACGGGTCAAGATCAGATCTCACTGAGTGGGGCTCTGGTGCTACTACAAATACAGAGCCTAAAACACAATCAGACAACAAAGAATGGAGCTCTGGAGATCTTGAGGGTACGGAACTCGATTCTGAAAGAGACCCTGGAGCAATACAAGATATAGATCTTAAAGCAGAAACAGGTAACACAGATCGGAGCTCTAAAGAATGGGGCTTTGACGCAAGTCAAGATGAGGAGCCTGCagcagaaaacagagaatggaGCTCTGAAGATCCTGAAGATATGGAACTCTATTCTGGATGGGGCTCAGTCGCAACTCGGGATTTGGAGCCTGAA CCTGAAGCAGAAACAGGTAATATAGAATGGAGCTCTGAAAATCTCAAAGACGCGGGACTTGATTCTGAGACAAAGCTTGATAAAAGGGATACTGGAAATCCTGAAGATAAGGAACCGGAATCGAGAACTGAGGAACCAAACCGGAGCTTTGGTACAACTCAAAATATGGAAGAGGAACTGCAAAAGCAGGCAGATTTACAAACCTCAGTGAGATCTGTTAGGTCATCGGTTGATGATCCAGCATCAAAGTATGCTGGTGTGTCTGAGGACAAGATGCATTTGAACCCGAAGCAGTTTTCCATAAAAGGTCTAAAAGGAAAATCAGCGCTCAGTTCATCTGCAGACGGAGATACCATATTCATCATACAATTTCCATCCCAAGGAAAAACAACTGCACCACTAAGGAATGAGAAAAAGGACGAAGTAAAATTGTCATCGCCTAACGGTAAAGTCTTGAATCTTAATTCAGTTATTCAGTTGAATTCAGTCGACGATGGTGATGGCCACGCAAAAATGATGGAAGAGAAAAAACCTGAGGAAAAAAGTTGGATTTCTGTAGCTGAAGCTGTTGTTGGCTTTTCCTTCACAATGATTGTACTTTTTGTCGCCTTTCTCCTATTTGCATG GCCAGTACGAAAGTATTACGCACGTTTATCCAAGCGCACTAGGAATAACGACCGTTTTGAGCGAGGAGGACAATATGAGGAAGATGCACTGACAAGTATCAGAGTTGACAAGGGTCATCCATGGAATCCTCCAGTTCAGCGGACAACCAACCACCCAGCACCAACAAGCTATCAAGTGCCAGGACAATAT GTTCAAAGGGAAAGCATGTCCGTCCATATCGCATTGAGGACATGGGCAGATGTTGCCGCTGATGACAAAAAGAGAGATCGAAGAAATGCAGAGAGGAGAAAGATTATCAAGAAACAGACTACCGGAAAAAACGACTCCTTCGCGAACAGCATAAAAATTGCCAAAGTGGTCATTGATGCACATgcaaagaacaagaaaaaagagaagaaggCATCTCAAAAGCGACGTATTATCAAGCACTGCACCTCTGAAGTTGACAACAGACGAAGAATGTCCCTTACACAACAGCTTGAAACTGCTCGATCGATAATTGTCCCTGATAAGAGTCAACAAGAGAGCCTGGAACGATCAAAGAATAAGAGCCGCTTGATTAAGGATCAGCTGGCTGGAAAAAGAAGGCCATCATTCTCAGAGGAAATCGAAGTTGGCAAGAAGGTGATTGTGGACAGTGAGAAGAGGTTTAGAGTACCACTAGCCGTTGCTCAGGAG ATGCTTGGCGCGCAAGTGCCTCTTGCCAGAAAAAGGAGTTACACCTACTCCGAGATTCTTGACGACCTGATTAAAACAGATGGAGGGCAGTCGGAAATATCTGGTGTCAAAGCTATTGATGGTCAAGACAGAGATGGGCTGGCCAGGTGA
- the LOC131772854 gene encoding UDP-galactose translocator has product MAAGSQWGIKAWSLIILTVQNASLILTMRYTRTLPGDMYFSSTAVMITEVVKVVTTMLILLAEKRSIVEWIKYLYSVTVGHPWDMAKMLVPACIYTVQNNLLYLAVSNLDAATYQVSYQLKILTTALFSIAMLSKPINRVQWLSLFMLFVGVSVVQLQPVNGPVTQSSKEKLSTQNTLSKTHNPLLGLAAVLASSMCSGFAGVYFEKTLKGTATPLWARNFQLAIFGVIIGTMGMYINDGSKIKEKGIFFGYHKLVWLIIAMQTFGGLLVGIVVKYADNILKGFAAAVSIVVSCIVSVYLFQFNLSLPFVSGAGLVMLATYLYGIGQKLAVQKNATNGSKDPIKTE; this is encoded by the exons ATGGCGGCCG GTAGCCAGTGGGGTATCAAAGCATGGAGTCTTATAATCCTGACAGTTCAAAATGCTTCTCTCATATTAACTATGAGATACACACGGACACTGCCTGGTGACATGTACTTTTCCAGTACAGCAGTGATGATAACAGAGGTTGTAAAAGTAGTTACAACCATGCTGATTCTGCTGGCAGAAAAACGTAGCATAGTTGAGTGGATAAAGTATTTATATTCTGTTACTGTTGGTCATCCTTGGGATATGGCAAAGATGCTTGTGCCCGCTTGCATTTACACTGTTCAGAATAATCTACTGTATTTGGCAGTTTCCAACCTAGATGCTGCAACATATCAG GTATCTTATCAGTTGAAGATTTTGACAACAGCACTCTTCTCAATTGCTATGCTGAGTAAACCAATTAATAGGGTTCAGTGGCTGTCTCTGTTTATGCTATTTGTTGGGGTGTCTGTCGTTCAGCTACAGCCTGTTAATGGTCCTGTGACACAAAGCTCGAAGGAAAAGCTCTCGACACAGAACACCTTGTCTAAAACACACAACCCTCTACTGGGGCTTGCCGCAGTTTTAGCTTCTAGTATGTGCTCTGGATTTGCAG GTGTGTACTTTGAAAAGACCCTCAAGGGAACTGCGACACCTCTGTGGGCCAGGAACTTCCAGTTGGCCATATTTGGTGTCATTATTGGCACCATGGGCATGTATATCAATGATGGGAGTAAGATCAAAGAAAAAGGCATTTTCTTTGGTTACCACAAACTTGTCTGGCTAATTATTGCAATGCAGACATTTGGAGGTCTTTTAGTTGGCATTGTAGTTAAGTATGCTGATAACATTCTAAAAGGCTTTGCGGCAGCTGTATCAATTGTCGTTTCTTGTATTGTATCAGTTTATTTATTCCAGTTTAATCTCAGTTTGCCTTTTGTATCTGGGGCTGGTTTAGTTATGCTTGCCACATACTTGTATGGAATAGGACAGAAATTGGCTGTTCAAAAGAATGCCACAAATGGCTCTAAAGATCCTATTAAAACTGAATAA